In Oncorhynchus gorbuscha isolate QuinsamMale2020 ecotype Even-year linkage group LG02, OgorEven_v1.0, whole genome shotgun sequence, a single genomic region encodes these proteins:
- the LOC123991580 gene encoding protein FAM43A-like: protein MLPWKKNKFDLIEEDKQSKQKGYAVSLNYSALTSFAKSCPESALNRVGSMFKTKRKKVKITSEDPTYTVLYLGNATTIQSKGEGCTDVAVSKIWGKSEMGKNGTKMKLTISSQGIRMVHVDDKARRPGHLYLLHRITYCVADPRLSKIFAWIYRHEMKHKAVMLRCHAVLVSKPEKAKAMALLLYQTSATALSEFKRLKRRDDARHQQQQLIGEQTIPLVPLRKLLNGQCYYKPPVERSRSAPKLGSITEDLLGEEEEEKAMHFECEDILDTDDDCVDNGKQELSQIISDLGEMSIGNDVQTLKADLRVTRLLSGESTGSESSIESNQEPISVSNGLEEGKMQEIS from the coding sequence ATGCTGCCTTGGAAGAAGAATAAGTTCGACTTGATTGAGGAAGATAAACAGTCGAAGCAGAAGGGTTATGCCGTGAGTTTGAACTACTCTGCCCTGACCTCCTTTGCCAAGTCTTGCCCGGAGAGTGCTTTGAACAGGGTTGGAAGCATGTTCAAGACAAAAAGGAAAAAGGTTAAAATTACCAGTGAGGACCCCACCTACACGGTCCTCTACCTGGGTAATGCCACCACCATCCAGTCGAAAGGCGAAGGCTGTACGGACGTGGCTGTGAGCAAAATTTGGGGCAAGAGCGAAATGGGCAAAAATGGCACGAAGATGAAACTGACCATCAGCTCGCAGGGCATCCGAATGGTGCATGTGGACGACAAAGCGAGGAGACCGGGACATTTGTATTTATTGCACCGGATAACCTATTGCGTTGCGGACCCAAGGCTATCCAAAATTTTCGCTTGGATATACAGACATGAGATGAAGCACAAGGCAGTGATGCTGCGGTGCCATGCGGTGCTGGTGTCCAAGCCGGAGAAGGCAAAGGCCATGGCACTGCTTTTGTACCAGACCTCGGCGACAGcgctttctgaatttaaaagacTTAAAAGGAGGGACGATGCAAGGCACCAGCAACAGCAGCTGATAGGGGAACAAACCATACCCCTGGTGCCCCTCAGGAAGCTTCTAAATGGACAGTGTTATTACAAACCGCCGGTGGAGCGCAGCAGGAGCGCGCCCAAATTGGGCTCTATCACAGAGGACTTGCtcggagaggaggaagaggagaaagcgATGCACTTTGAGTGTGAGGACATTTTAGACACGGATGACGATTGTGTGGACAATGGTAAACAGGAGCTGTCCCAGATCATCAGTGACCTTGGAGAGATGAGCATAGGAAACGACGTACAAACACTAAAAGCTGACCTTAGGGTTACACGACTCCTCTCTGGGGAGAGCACGGGCAGCGAGTCGTCAATAGAAAGCAACCAGGAGCCAATTTCTGTCTCAAACGGATTAGAGGAGGGGAAGATGCAGGAAATATCATGA